A single window of Watersipora subatra chromosome 9, tzWatSuba1.1, whole genome shotgun sequence DNA harbors:
- the LOC137404843 gene encoding uncharacterized protein, which translates to MASASDSTVKPFFVSTEPLTVGSRWKKWRRSLQYHIEARGVTNAKRKRAILLDCAGEEVQDIYDTLQVGTEGDAYTKAMAAFDLYFTPKTNLPYERSVFRRAGFNSGETVASYVTRLKRLAVTCEFQERDTMIRDQVIEKCPLLTLRRKLLERGSTLDLDAVLALASTEESVVKQANEIQAQRNSAISSSVGNHTVNRIFSKSGNNQKKRVQSRQQFSGSASSAGNRICYRCKSPKHLASSKDCPARDRICKVCKKKGHYAGSKLCEQEKKKIVNSVSEESSTQ; encoded by the coding sequence ATGGCTTCTGCCTCTGACAGTACTGTTAAGCCGTTTTTTGTGTCTACTGAGCCCTTGACTGTTGGTTCGAGGTGGAAAAAATGGAGGAGATCTCTGCAGTATCACATTGAGGCGCGTGGTGTAACAAATGCCAAGCGAAAGCGTGCCATTCTGTTGGACTGTGCTGGAGAGGAAGTACAAGATATATACGATACTCTCCAGGTAGGAACAGAGGGTGATGCATATACTAAGGCTATGGCTGCTTTTGACTTATATTTCACACCGAAGACGAACTTACCGTATGAACGGTCTGTATTCAGACGGGCTGGATTTAACTCTGGTGAAACTGTTGCCTCATATGTCACTAGGCTGAAACGATTAGCTGTTACATGTGAGTTTCAAGAAAGAGACACAATGATTAGGGACCAGGTAATTGAGAAATGCCCTTTGCTAACACTTCGGAGAAAGTTGTTGGAGAGAGGATCAACACTAGACTTGGACGCTGTATTAGCTTTAGCAAGCACGGAAGAGTCTGTAGTTAAACAGGCAAATGAAATCCAGGCACAAAGAAATAGTGCTATTTCCAGTAGTGTTGGTAACCATACTGTGAATAGAATTTTTAGTAAATCTGGTAATAACCAAAAAAAGCGTGTTCAATCTCGACAACAATTTTCTGGTTCAGCTAGTAGTGCTGGTAACAGAATATGCTACAGATGCAAGTCTCCAAAGCATCTGGCATCATCGAAAGACTGTCCAGCGAGAGACCGAATTTGCAAGGTGTGCAAAAAGAAAGGACATTACGCCGGCTCTAAATTATGTGAGcaagaaaagaaaaagattGTAAATAGCGTTTCTGAGGAATCATCTACACAATGA